Proteins encoded in a region of the Syntrophorhabdales bacterium genome:
- a CDS encoding YdcF family protein — MDSYSLSFIFKKSVTAFLLPPGMFLLLLLPAIFLVQKRLRLFLLGLFLLIYALSIEPTKEFLLLPLEDRYPVPTWSGMQHADAIVALGGGANENAPGIDGKGALYGESLQRVVTAYRLQTTLKKPLIIAGGTLYGQRPEAEISKEVLRRLGAQEQLLVIETRSKDTNENALFVHDICRKNNWRKIVLVTSAFHMRRSMMLFGRFFDDIVPYPAAYKSARRSYDYWSFLPGASNLEDVADAMREYLGITYYKLTLRSS, encoded by the coding sequence GTGGACTCCTATTCCTTGAGCTTTATTTTCAAGAAGAGCGTAACGGCTTTTCTTCTGCCACCGGGTATGTTTCTCCTTCTCTTACTGCCGGCTATTTTCCTGGTCCAAAAACGACTGCGCCTTTTTCTTTTAGGCCTTTTTCTCCTGATCTACGCACTTTCGATCGAGCCCACAAAAGAATTCCTTCTCCTGCCCCTTGAAGACCGGTACCCGGTCCCCACGTGGAGCGGGATGCAACACGCGGACGCGATCGTCGCTCTCGGTGGGGGCGCCAATGAGAACGCCCCCGGTATAGACGGGAAGGGAGCCCTCTACGGCGAGAGCCTGCAGCGCGTGGTAACCGCGTATAGGCTCCAGACGACCCTGAAAAAACCTCTGATCATCGCAGGGGGTACCCTCTACGGGCAAAGACCGGAAGCGGAAATTTCAAAAGAGGTGCTCCGGCGCCTGGGAGCCCAGGAGCAGCTTTTGGTGATTGAGACGAGAAGCAAGGACACAAACGAGAATGCGCTGTTTGTGCACGACATTTGTCGTAAAAACAACTGGCGTAAGATAGTGCTCGTGACCAGCGCGTTTCATATGAGAAGATCCATGATGCTCTTCGGCAGGTTTTTTGATGACATAGTGCCCTACCCTGCTGCTTACAAGAGCGCCCGCAGAAGCTACGACTACTGGAGCTTTCTCCCCGGGGCTTCCAATCTTGAAGATGTTGCAGACGCTATGAGAGAGTATCTGGGGATCACGTACTACAAGCTCACCTTGAGATCTTCGTAG
- the epmA gene encoding EF-P lysine aminoacylase EpmA produces the protein MDSEILKARHQVLKAIRAFFYAQDFLEVETANLMNHPAPDAHIEPVRVYVADRGPFFLHTSPEIGMKKLLAEGPQKIFQICKVFRVEELEKVHNTEFTMLEWYMPGTYRDAMLFTEHLLKSVAEYGGAADEGFFKRNWHHYIMADLCLEKTGINPLVLDRQSLFGIMRDKQIFDVQGDEAWEDLFYKLFIQEVEPAIKADAPYFIEDWPLNISSMARRKDAYTVERFELYMKGFEIANGYTELFDAEEQESRFRAENTKRAALGRELLPIDTEFLAGLSRVHDSFTGVSVGVDRLLMVLRNSSEIGEVLYSRFRPA, from the coding sequence ATGGACTCAGAAATTCTGAAAGCCCGACATCAGGTGCTGAAAGCTATACGTGCTTTTTTTTATGCGCAGGACTTTCTCGAAGTGGAGACAGCCAACCTCATGAACCATCCAGCGCCGGATGCCCACATAGAACCGGTCAGGGTGTATGTGGCAGACCGGGGTCCATTTTTCCTGCACACCTCGCCTGAGATCGGCATGAAGAAACTGCTTGCTGAAGGGCCTCAGAAAATATTTCAGATATGTAAGGTCTTCAGGGTAGAGGAGCTGGAGAAGGTTCATAATACTGAATTTACCATGCTTGAATGGTACATGCCCGGCACGTACAGGGATGCAATGCTATTCACGGAACATCTGCTGAAGTCAGTAGCTGAATACGGTGGGGCGGCTGATGAAGGCTTCTTCAAGAGGAATTGGCATCATTATATCATGGCGGACCTGTGCCTTGAAAAGACAGGAATAAACCCTTTGGTGCTTGACCGGCAATCACTTTTCGGGATTATGCGCGATAAGCAGATTTTTGATGTGCAAGGGGATGAGGCATGGGAGGATCTTTTCTACAAGCTTTTTATCCAGGAAGTGGAGCCGGCCATCAAGGCGGATGCACCCTACTTTATTGAGGACTGGCCCCTGAACATTTCAAGCATGGCAAGAAGGAAGGATGCATACACGGTCGAACGGTTTGAGCTTTACATGAAAGGGTTTGAAATAGCCAACGGGTACACTGAGCTTTTCGATGCGGAGGAGCAGGAGTCACGATTCCGTGCGGAGAATACGAAGAGGGCTGCCCTCGGACGGGAACTGCTACCGATCGACACGGAATTCCTCGCAGGACTTTCTCGCGTACATGATTCCTTTACGGGCGTCTCAGTGGGAGTCGACAGGCTTCTTATGGTGCTTCGTAACAGCTCGGAGATAGGAGAGGTACTCTACAGCCGATTCCGGCCCGCATAG
- a CDS encoding IclR family transcriptional regulator, with product MRKRAAQHERYVVKVLEKALKMLDLYSRHENAFTLDDLTKRTGLDKSTVYRIVRTMEKNGYIRYDQEDGLYRLGLRFLELGAVLYSSTSIRKSAAPYLDGVARSLKATILVGVIIDEQFFYIDKREGDSILNIPSYLGAKIQPEDSFLGLTLLAFMEPAERDRILKLQRAKHRRDHTSRSQAGLKTRLEDAARKGYFLERGEFFEGVAEIGVPIRGAARNTVAALGACVQDFRVSDKGLVSIVQELTHTATLISKELGYQGK from the coding sequence ATGCGTAAGCGGGCTGCCCAACACGAACGATACGTGGTAAAGGTCCTCGAAAAGGCATTGAAGATGCTGGACCTCTACTCGCGTCACGAGAACGCCTTCACGCTTGACGACCTCACGAAAAGAACTGGTCTCGATAAATCGACCGTCTACAGGATCGTGAGGACTATGGAGAAGAACGGTTATATCAGGTACGACCAGGAGGACGGGCTCTACAGGCTGGGGCTCCGTTTTCTAGAACTGGGTGCAGTGCTTTACAGCTCCACGTCCATCAGGAAGTCGGCTGCGCCCTATCTTGACGGAGTAGCCCGTTCGCTGAAGGCCACAATACTCGTGGGCGTGATCATAGACGAGCAGTTCTTCTATATCGACAAGAGGGAAGGCGACAGCATATTAAACATCCCTTCGTATCTTGGGGCCAAGATACAGCCGGAGGACAGCTTTCTCGGGCTGACCCTGCTCGCGTTCATGGAGCCCGCCGAAAGAGACAGAATCCTCAAACTGCAGCGTGCCAAGCACCGCCGCGATCATACCTCGCGCAGCCAGGCCGGACTGAAAACAAGACTCGAAGACGCGGCTCGCAAAGGCTATTTCCTCGAGCGAGGCGAGTTCTTCGAAGGAGTGGCAGAGATCGGGGTGCCGATCAGGGGGGCTGCGAGGAATACCGTCGCCGCTCTCGGTGCCTGTGTGCAGGACTTCCGCGTGTCGGACAAAGGCCTTGTGAGCATTGTGCAAGAACTGACACACACGGCAACCCTTATTTCAAAAGAACTCGGATACCAGGGCAAATAA
- a CDS encoding HAD hydrolase-like protein has product MAAKIKWVGIDFGQCLMSPSSLRNPLIFSEIGKLLGKQEMIPVWIHRMRRLKEKYGNYSAIKEGHRDEIENYVLDGDKEAHRIFRIKEQEFLSLPPGAGEFLEWLNQKGIKPDVVAELKKTLGAMGADIVTGFLLHQKIMSRFRNLVTPQGKVNLATDERDPKYAGTSKENGTLYALLIEDLAREGLKPENCVMIGDKLSTDIIPAKERGFTTIQYTGHIDMGPCASSDYYAKDFFEVKAIVEKLI; this is encoded by the coding sequence ATGGCAGCAAAAATAAAATGGGTGGGTATTGATTTCGGACAGTGTCTCATGTCGCCCTCCTCGTTGCGCAATCCGCTGATTTTCAGCGAGATAGGAAAGCTCCTTGGGAAGCAGGAGATGATACCGGTTTGGATTCACCGGATGCGCAGGCTCAAGGAAAAGTACGGCAACTACAGCGCCATAAAAGAGGGCCACCGGGACGAGATCGAAAATTACGTGCTTGATGGCGATAAGGAGGCTCATCGTATATTCAGGATAAAAGAGCAGGAATTCCTGAGCCTGCCCCCTGGCGCCGGGGAGTTTCTGGAATGGTTGAATCAAAAAGGCATCAAACCGGACGTTGTTGCGGAACTGAAGAAGACACTTGGCGCCATGGGCGCTGACATCGTTACCGGATTCCTCCTCCATCAAAAGATAATGAGCCGCTTCAGGAACCTGGTTACGCCCCAGGGCAAGGTCAACCTCGCTACCGACGAGAGGGATCCCAAATACGCGGGTACATCCAAAGAAAACGGCACACTCTACGCGCTTCTCATTGAAGATCTCGCAAGAGAAGGACTCAAACCTGAGAATTGCGTGATGATCGGGGATAAACTAAGCACGGACATTATCCCGGCAAAGGAGCGCGGATTCACAACCATACAGTATACAGGCCACATCGACATGGGTCCGTGTGCGTCCAGCGACTATTATGCCAAGGACTTTTTTGAAGTCAAAGCTATCGTGGAAAAGCTGATCTGA